The following are encoded together in the Streptomyces flavofungini genome:
- a CDS encoding nickel transporter yields MKAVSYTGAVRREPGPGTLGGRAEAGPSAQAGASEADPGSRGSALVADGAPGRERPVRRLPLFGGAQARRGPRPGRPGRAGPDVPPAPPSPRGAGRARPSKRAAARARRALAALLLALCGTLLVPAAPASAHPLGNFTVNQHDALTLAPGRLRVDHVEDLAEIPGSQAEPGIERAGAHRWAAERCREAAAGTRVALAGRPVPVRSGTARALVRTGQAGLPTVRVECRFAVTLPPGKDLSLSYRATRQPAPGWREITARGDRMTLTDTDVPAASPSRALTRYPKQLTSSPPDTTSATLRVRPGGPALAADPAPPAAALPRTATDALTRLVARHDLTWTFAAVALGTALLLGALHALAPGHGKTLMAATAAARGTASLRDVLPLAASVTVTHTLGVVALGLLVAGGSAAAPSVVAWLGVASGLLVAGAGAVLLRRAWRHRRHAHGHSHTHGHGHSHAHEHPPVPPTVRGTLLLGFAGGLVPSPSAVVVLVGAAALGEAWFGLLLVLAYGAGLAITLTAAGVLVVRLGTRVSAVAGRRLSRRRRGRVRLAGLTRRLAPLGSACVVLALGCGLVFKGAATALG; encoded by the coding sequence ATGAAGGCTGTTTCGTATACGGGCGCCGTCCGGCGGGAGCCCGGGCCGGGCACCCTCGGCGGTCGGGCCGAGGCCGGGCCGAGCGCGCAGGCAGGTGCGTCCGAGGCCGATCCGGGCAGCCGGGGAAGTGCGCTCGTCGCCGACGGGGCGCCCGGGCGCGAGCGCCCCGTGCGGCGGCTCCCGCTGTTCGGGGGCGCACAGGCCCGGCGAGGGCCGCGCCCGGGACGGCCCGGACGTGCCGGGCCCGACGTGCCCCCCGCGCCCCCTTCGCCCCGTGGAGCAGGCCGGGCCCGGCCTTCGAAGCGCGCTGCCGCCCGGGCCCGCCGTGCCCTCGCCGCCCTCCTCCTCGCACTCTGCGGCACCCTCCTGGTCCCCGCCGCCCCCGCCTCCGCGCACCCGCTCGGCAACTTCACCGTCAACCAGCACGACGCCCTCACCCTGGCCCCCGGCCGGCTCCGCGTCGACCACGTCGAGGACCTCGCCGAGATCCCCGGCTCCCAGGCCGAACCCGGCATCGAGCGCGCGGGCGCCCACCGCTGGGCGGCCGAGCGGTGCCGCGAGGCCGCCGCCGGTACCCGCGTCGCCCTCGCCGGGCGTCCCGTCCCCGTCCGGTCCGGCACCGCCCGCGCCCTCGTGCGCACCGGCCAGGCCGGGCTCCCCACCGTCCGCGTCGAGTGCCGCTTCGCCGTCACGCTTCCCCCGGGCAAGGACCTCTCCCTCAGCTACCGCGCCACCCGCCAACCCGCCCCCGGCTGGCGCGAGATCACCGCCCGCGGCGACCGCATGACCCTCACCGACACCGACGTACCCGCGGCCTCTCCGTCCCGCGCCCTCACCCGCTACCCGAAGCAGCTCACCTCCTCCCCTCCCGACACCACCTCCGCCACCCTGCGCGTCCGCCCCGGCGGGCCCGCCCTCGCCGCCGACCCCGCGCCGCCCGCCGCCGCCCTCCCCCGCACCGCCACCGACGCCCTCACCCGGCTCGTCGCCCGCCACGACCTCACCTGGACCTTCGCCGCCGTGGCCCTCGGCACCGCCCTGCTCCTCGGCGCGCTGCACGCCCTCGCCCCCGGGCACGGCAAGACCCTGATGGCCGCCACCGCCGCCGCCCGCGGCACCGCGTCCCTCCGCGACGTCCTGCCCCTCGCCGCCTCCGTCACCGTCACCCACACCCTGGGCGTCGTGGCGCTCGGGCTCCTCGTCGCAGGCGGTTCCGCCGCCGCTCCCTCCGTCGTCGCCTGGCTCGGCGTCGCCAGCGGCCTCCTCGTCGCCGGCGCGGGCGCCGTCCTGCTCCGCCGGGCCTGGCGCCACCGCCGCCACGCCCACGGCCACTCCCACACCCATGGGCACGGCCACTCCCACGCGCACGAGCACCCACCCGTACCCCCCACGGTCCGCGGCACCCTGCTCCTCGGCTTCGCCGGTGGTCTCGTTCCCAGTCCCTCCGCCGTCGTCGTGCTCGTCGGCGCCGCCGCTCTCGGGGAGGCCTGGTTCGGGCTGCTGCTCGTGCTCGCGTACGGCGCGGGGCTCGCGATCACGCTGACGGCGGCCGGGGTCCTCGTCGTGCGGCTCGGGACGCGGGTCTCCGCGGTCGCGGGGCGGCGGCTGTCGCGGAGGCGGCGGGGGCGGGTGCGGCTCGCCGGGCTCACCCGGCGGCTCGCGCCGCTGGGCTCCGCGTGCGTGGTGCTCGCCCTCGGATGCGGATTGGTGTTCAAGGGGGCCGCAACAGCGCTCGGTTGA
- a CDS encoding glycosyltransferase family 2 protein, with product MISISVVVCAYTEDRWEDILAAVASVRAQSHTAHETLLVVDHNTPLLDRLAKEFKETQGVRVLANAGPRGLSAGRNTGIAASSGEIIAFLDDDAVAERDWLRHFAAGYEDPRVLAVGGRTLPAWESGRRPRWFPEEFDWVVGCMYRGHPTGRVPVRNVLGGNASFRRTAFEIAGGFATGIGRDGDKRPLGCEETELCIRLTRARPDAVLLIDDRAVIHHRVPAARERFGYFRTRAYAEGLSKALVSRSVGADKGLESERRYTTRVLPAGVGRGLRDAVLARPGGAGRAGAIVAGVVAAAGGYLVGSVRARRSGATFAVVDVSGPSPATRGTEGARGTGTRGGEGSR from the coding sequence TTGATCTCCATCTCGGTGGTCGTGTGCGCGTACACCGAGGACCGCTGGGAGGACATCCTCGCAGCGGTCGCCTCGGTGCGCGCGCAGTCCCACACCGCCCACGAGACCCTGCTCGTGGTCGACCACAACACGCCTCTCCTGGACCGCCTGGCCAAGGAGTTCAAGGAGACACAGGGAGTGCGGGTGCTCGCCAACGCGGGCCCCCGCGGCCTGTCCGCGGGCCGCAACACCGGCATCGCCGCGTCCAGCGGCGAGATCATCGCCTTCCTCGACGACGACGCCGTCGCCGAGCGGGACTGGCTGCGCCACTTCGCCGCCGGGTACGAGGACCCCCGGGTCCTCGCCGTCGGCGGCCGCACGCTGCCCGCCTGGGAGTCGGGCCGTCGGCCCCGCTGGTTCCCCGAGGAGTTCGACTGGGTCGTCGGATGCATGTACCGGGGCCATCCGACGGGCCGCGTCCCGGTGCGCAACGTGCTCGGCGGCAACGCCTCCTTCCGGCGCACCGCCTTCGAGATCGCGGGCGGCTTCGCGACCGGCATCGGCCGTGACGGCGACAAGCGCCCGCTGGGCTGCGAGGAGACGGAGCTGTGCATCCGGCTCACCCGCGCCCGGCCCGACGCCGTGCTGCTCATCGACGACCGCGCGGTCATCCACCACCGGGTGCCCGCGGCCCGGGAGCGGTTCGGCTACTTCCGCACCCGTGCCTACGCGGAGGGCCTGTCCAAGGCCCTGGTGTCCCGGAGCGTCGGCGCCGACAAGGGCCTGGAGTCCGAGCGCCGGTACACCACCCGGGTGCTCCCTGCCGGGGTCGGCCGCGGGCTGCGGGACGCGGTGCTCGCGCGCCCCGGTGGAGCCGGGCGCGCGGGCGCGATCGTCGCGGGCGTGGTGGCGGCGGCCGGTGGGTACCTCGTCGGGAGCGTCCGGGCGCGCCGGTCCGGCGCGACCTTCGCCGTCGTCGACGTGTCCGGCCCGTCGCCCGCGACACGCGGCACCGAGGGCGCGCGCGGCACGGGTACGAGAGGCGGTGAGGGCAGCAGATGA
- a CDS encoding polysaccharide deacetylase family protein: MSTGGIPILMYHAVAPHPNEATHDLSVSPEAFAEQMEVVRALGCTPLTTSQLAWHWRQPGRPLPTRPVLITFDDGYEGVHRHALPALARHGFSSTLFVATGWLPGKYDTGGGLDTMLGWDQVRELAAAGTEIGGHSHTHPQLDQLSDDALWFELVRCREILADELGTPPVSFAYPYGYSSRRVRCAVRGAGFSQSLAVGNGLARRCQGPYALRRVTVRRCTRIGEFERMLLGRSIVRSFARDRVLSKGYAIVRRARQARRKAARPRV, encoded by the coding sequence ATGAGCACCGGCGGGATACCGATCCTGATGTACCACGCGGTCGCGCCGCACCCGAACGAGGCGACCCACGACCTGTCCGTGTCGCCCGAGGCGTTCGCGGAGCAGATGGAGGTGGTGCGCGCCCTCGGCTGCACCCCGCTCACCACCTCCCAACTGGCCTGGCACTGGCGTCAACCCGGACGCCCACTGCCGACCCGGCCCGTCCTGATCACCTTCGACGACGGCTACGAGGGCGTGCACCGGCACGCCCTCCCGGCGCTCGCCCGGCACGGCTTCAGCTCGACGCTGTTCGTGGCGACGGGCTGGCTGCCGGGGAAGTACGACACGGGCGGCGGCCTCGACACCATGCTCGGCTGGGACCAGGTGCGCGAACTGGCCGCGGCCGGCACGGAGATCGGGGGGCACAGCCACACGCATCCGCAGCTGGACCAGCTCTCCGACGACGCGCTCTGGTTCGAGCTGGTGCGCTGCCGTGAGATCCTCGCCGATGAACTCGGCACCCCGCCGGTGTCGTTCGCCTACCCCTACGGCTACTCCAGCCGCCGGGTGCGGTGCGCGGTCCGCGGCGCCGGGTTCAGCCAGTCCCTCGCCGTGGGCAACGGCCTGGCGCGGCGCTGCCAGGGCCCGTACGCGCTGCGGCGGGTGACGGTGCGGCGCTGCACCCGGATCGGGGAGTTCGAACGGATGCTGCTCGGCCGCTCGATCGTCCGGTCCTTCGCCAGGGACCGGGTGCTCAGCAAGGGATACGCCATCGTCCGCAGAGCCCGACAAGCCCGCCGGAAGGCAGCTCGCCCCCGTGTCTGA
- a CDS encoding serine/threonine-protein kinase codes for MGTVWRARDDVLGREVAVKEVRAPAGLPASEVERLYTRLEREAWAAARIPYRNVVTVYDVATDEGRPWIVMELVRGLSLSDTLEAEGPMSPQRAAHIGAEVLGALRAAHDAGVLHRDVKPGNVLLSNDGRVVLTDFGIAMVEGSSALTMTGEVVGSPEFLAPERALGHRPGPESDLWSLGVLLYAAVEGVSPFRQNTPLSTLRAVVDEQLPPPRNAGPLTPVIEGLLRKDPAERALAADTERDLRLVAEGHAPRTESSASYQPTVAAPQRPDTTPPPPPPPGGLASSAPTGTTPTPDTTTTTPPARSRRTTAVLVAGIAAVALAIGGVTYALVNDDSGGGNGGADSGSGTTGGSNSGGGNGGSDSGAGGDGGDGGATGNGSNGSGGGDNGGTNGGGGDGGSTDGGGDGGTTTPAQSVRVSVTGHRTSYTGACPVPAGEAPSFAATFTVGRVPVGVQYRWVTAAGESSDPGWKTLSFPSDGGKSKQVNHVEVPAWTDPGTHRGSVRVEVRSPVTATSNSVAYSVTCEEEPPTTSEGSPSPYDQ; via the coding sequence ATGGGCACGGTGTGGCGGGCCAGGGACGACGTGCTCGGCCGCGAGGTCGCCGTCAAGGAGGTCCGCGCGCCCGCGGGGCTCCCGGCGAGCGAGGTCGAGCGGCTCTACACCCGGCTGGAGAGGGAGGCCTGGGCCGCGGCCCGGATCCCGTACCGCAACGTCGTGACGGTGTACGACGTCGCCACCGACGAGGGTCGGCCGTGGATCGTGATGGAGCTGGTGCGCGGCCTGTCCCTGTCGGACACCCTGGAGGCCGAGGGTCCGATGTCCCCGCAGCGCGCCGCGCACATCGGCGCGGAGGTCCTGGGTGCGCTGCGCGCCGCGCACGACGCGGGGGTGCTGCACCGCGACGTGAAGCCCGGCAACGTCCTGCTGTCCAACGACGGCCGGGTCGTGCTCACCGACTTCGGGATCGCGATGGTGGAGGGCAGTTCGGCGCTCACCATGACCGGCGAGGTCGTCGGTTCACCCGAATTCCTCGCCCCGGAGCGGGCGTTGGGCCACCGCCCCGGACCGGAGTCCGACCTGTGGTCACTCGGTGTGCTCCTGTACGCGGCCGTGGAGGGCGTCTCGCCGTTCCGGCAGAACACCCCGCTCAGCACGCTGCGCGCCGTCGTCGACGAACAGTTGCCGCCGCCGCGCAACGCGGGGCCGCTGACCCCGGTCATCGAGGGCCTGCTGCGCAAGGACCCGGCGGAGCGCGCGCTCGCGGCGGACACCGAACGGGACCTGCGCCTGGTGGCGGAGGGCCACGCGCCACGCACGGAGTCGTCCGCCTCGTACCAGCCGACGGTCGCCGCACCCCAGCGCCCCGATACCACTCCCCCTCCGCCACCGCCGCCCGGCGGTCTCGCCTCGTCCGCCCCGACCGGCACCACCCCCACGCCGGACACGACGACCACGACGCCCCCGGCACGCTCGCGCCGTACGACCGCCGTGCTCGTCGCGGGCATCGCCGCCGTGGCCCTGGCCATCGGCGGTGTCACGTACGCCCTGGTGAACGACGACTCCGGCGGCGGGAACGGCGGCGCCGACAGCGGCAGCGGCACGACCGGCGGGTCGAACAGCGGTGGCGGCAACGGCGGATCCGACAGCGGCGCCGGAGGGGACGGGGGCGACGGGGGCGCGACCGGCAACGGGAGCAACGGCAGCGGAGGCGGCGACAACGGCGGCACCAACGGCGGTGGCGGCGACGGCGGTTCCACCGACGGCGGCGGGGACGGCGGCACCACCACCCCGGCCCAGTCGGTGCGCGTCAGCGTAACCGGCCACCGCACCTCGTACACGGGCGCGTGCCCGGTACCGGCCGGCGAGGCGCCGTCGTTCGCGGCGACCTTCACCGTGGGGCGGGTGCCGGTGGGCGTGCAGTACCGGTGGGTGACCGCCGCGGGCGAGTCGAGCGACCCGGGCTGGAAGACGCTTTCGTTCCCGTCGGACGGCGGGAAGAGCAAGCAGGTCAACCACGTGGAGGTGCCGGCCTGGACTGACCCCGGCACGCACCGCGGCAGCGTGCGCGTCGAGGTCCGCAGCCCGGTGACCGCGACATCGAACTCCGTCGCGTACTCCGTGACGTGCGAGGAGGAGCCCCCGACCACTTCAGAAGGCTCCCCCTCTCCCTACGATCAGTGA
- a CDS encoding SGNH/GDSL hydrolase family protein, whose translation MRLSRFTAYASSLLLAAACTLTGVATAHADSGDDRAAAPAYVALGDSYSSGVGAGSYDSGSGNCKRSTRSYPALWAAANSPSSFSFTACSGARTSDVLNNQLGPLNSGTGLVSLSVGGNDAGFADVMMTCVLQSESSCVTRVNQAKAYVDSTLPGRLNQVYSAIRSKAPSARVVVLGYPRFYKLGGSCLAGLTEGERRAINGAADHLNTATAKRAADHGFTFGDVTTTFTNHEICSGDAWLHSVNWGNIGESYHPTAAGQSGGYLPVFRGAAS comes from the coding sequence ATGAGATTGTCCCGTTTCACGGCATACGCTTCCTCGCTTCTCCTCGCCGCCGCCTGCACCCTCACCGGGGTGGCCACGGCGCACGCGGACTCCGGCGACGACCGGGCCGCCGCCCCCGCCTACGTGGCGCTCGGCGACTCCTACTCCTCCGGTGTCGGCGCCGGCAGCTACGACAGCGGCAGCGGGAACTGCAAGCGCAGCACCCGCTCCTACCCGGCGCTGTGGGCCGCCGCCAACTCACCCTCCAGCTTCAGCTTCACGGCCTGTTCCGGCGCTCGGACGAGTGACGTCCTCAACAACCAGCTCGGGCCGCTGAACTCCGGCACCGGACTGGTGTCCCTCTCCGTCGGCGGCAATGACGCGGGCTTCGCCGACGTGATGATGACGTGCGTACTGCAGTCCGAATCGAGCTGTGTGACGCGCGTCAACCAGGCCAAGGCGTACGTCGATTCGACGCTTCCGGGCCGGCTGAACCAGGTCTACTCGGCGATCAGGAGCAAGGCGCCGTCCGCCCGCGTCGTCGTCCTCGGCTATCCACGCTTCTACAAACTCGGCGGCAGTTGTCTCGCCGGTCTCACCGAGGGCGAGCGCCGTGCCATCAACGGTGCCGCCGACCACCTCAACACCGCCACCGCCAAGCGCGCCGCCGACCACGGCTTCACCTTCGGCGACGTCACCACCACGTTCACCAACCACGAGATCTGCTCCGGCGACGCGTGGCTGCACAGCGTGAACTGGGGCAACATCGGCGAGTCCTACCACCCGACCGCCGCGGGCCAGTCCGGCGGCTACCTCCCGGTCTTCCGCGGGGCGGCGTCCTGA
- a CDS encoding GNAT family N-acetyltransferase — translation MEVTVHRPGELTAADRAAWTAMQSKAHLNGLSDLSNPFLAPEFTLAMARVRGNVRVAVAREDGEPAAYFPFQRSRTGVGRAVGLGVSDCQGLVHRPGFTWDARGLLRDCGLVMWEFDHLAAGQDAFETGASGHFASPVMDLDEGYEGYLARVRARSPKFLRSTLAKGRRLSRDHGEVRYVHDERDPAALRRLIAWKSAQYRRTGRSDRFAHDWITRLVDQLFHSRGDSFAGVLSVLYAGGAPIAAHFGPRSERVLACWFPAYDPDFARYSPGLLLHLHMAEAAAADGIAHIDLGRGQKQWKDSLKTRELTVSEGWVALRHPMAIGHRVHRAPVRALRNTVVGRPELFGPADRLLKRLGKIRAGRRND, via the coding sequence GTGGAGGTCACCGTGCACCGCCCCGGCGAGCTCACCGCAGCCGACCGAGCGGCATGGACGGCCATGCAGTCCAAGGCTCATCTGAACGGGTTGTCCGACCTCTCGAACCCGTTCCTGGCACCGGAGTTCACCCTCGCCATGGCGCGGGTGCGGGGGAACGTGCGGGTGGCCGTCGCCCGGGAGGACGGCGAGCCCGCCGCGTACTTCCCGTTCCAGAGATCCAGAACCGGCGTGGGCCGGGCCGTGGGCCTCGGTGTCTCCGACTGCCAGGGGCTGGTGCACCGGCCCGGCTTCACGTGGGACGCCCGGGGGCTGCTCCGCGACTGCGGGCTCGTGATGTGGGAGTTCGACCATCTCGCGGCCGGCCAGGACGCGTTCGAGACCGGCGCGTCCGGCCACTTCGCGTCGCCCGTGATGGACCTCGACGAGGGCTACGAGGGCTATCTCGCCCGGGTGCGCGCCCGCTCCCCCAAGTTCCTCCGCTCCACCCTCGCCAAGGGCCGCAGGCTCAGCCGCGACCACGGCGAGGTGCGCTACGTCCACGACGAGCGCGACCCCGCCGCGCTGCGCAGGCTGATCGCCTGGAAGTCCGCGCAGTACCGCAGGACGGGCCGCAGCGACCGCTTCGCGCACGACTGGATCACCCGCCTCGTGGACCAGCTCTTCCACAGCCGCGGCGACTCCTTCGCAGGCGTCCTCTCCGTGCTCTACGCCGGGGGCGCGCCGATCGCCGCGCACTTCGGCCCGCGCAGCGAGCGCGTGCTCGCGTGCTGGTTCCCGGCGTACGACCCGGACTTCGCCCGGTACTCGCCGGGCCTGCTGCTGCATCTGCACATGGCCGAGGCGGCCGCCGCCGACGGCATCGCGCACATCGACCTCGGCCGTGGCCAGAAGCAGTGGAAGGACTCCCTGAAGACACGTGAACTCACGGTGTCGGAGGGATGGGTGGCGTTGCGGCACCCGATGGCAATCGGACATCGTGTCCACCGGGCACCCGTACGGGCGCTACGCAATACCGTCGTAGGCCGACCGGAATTGTTCGGGCCTGCAGATCGCCTGCTCAAACGCCTGGGAAAGATCAGAGCCGGGCGCCGGAACGATTAA
- a CDS encoding glycosyltransferase family 2 protein — protein sequence MEETALAGLPVIPSQHEYRPVSSHLAIAPPVSVVIPAMNEAENLPYVFKTLPEWIHEVVLVDGNSTDDTVAVARELWPDVKVVRQLGKGKGDALITGFEACTGDIIVMVDADGSADGHEIVSYVSALVSGADFAKGSRFANGGGTDDMTFIRKLGNHVLCSVVNAKFGARYTDLCYGYNAFWRHCLDKIELDCTGFEVETLMNIRVVKAGLKVQEIPSHEYLRIHGVSNLSAVRDGLRVLKVILAERSNKRTQRQSSRTAPQARHQGEAS from the coding sequence ATGGAAGAGACCGCCCTAGCGGGATTGCCCGTCATTCCGAGCCAGCACGAATACCGTCCGGTTTCCTCACATCTGGCGATTGCGCCACCGGTGAGTGTCGTGATTCCCGCCATGAACGAGGCGGAGAATCTTCCCTACGTGTTCAAGACGCTGCCCGAGTGGATCCATGAAGTCGTACTGGTGGACGGCAATTCCACCGACGACACCGTCGCCGTGGCCCGGGAGCTGTGGCCGGACGTGAAGGTCGTGCGCCAGCTCGGCAAGGGCAAGGGCGACGCGCTCATCACCGGCTTCGAGGCCTGCACCGGCGACATCATCGTGATGGTCGACGCGGACGGCTCCGCGGACGGCCACGAGATCGTCAGCTATGTCTCCGCCCTCGTCTCGGGCGCCGACTTCGCCAAGGGCTCCCGCTTCGCCAACGGCGGCGGCACCGACGACATGACCTTCATCCGCAAGCTCGGCAACCACGTCCTGTGCTCCGTGGTCAACGCCAAGTTCGGCGCCCGCTACACGGACCTGTGCTACGGCTACAACGCGTTCTGGCGACACTGCCTCGACAAGATCGAACTCGACTGCACCGGCTTCGAGGTCGAGACGCTGATGAACATCCGCGTCGTCAAGGCCGGGCTGAAGGTCCAGGAGATCCCGAGCCACGAGTACCTGCGCATCCACGGCGTGAGCAACCTCAGCGCCGTGCGCGACGGACTGCGCGTGCTCAAGGTGATCCTGGCCGAACGCTCCAACAAGCGCACACAGCGCCAGAGTTCGCGGACAGCACCCCAGGCACGGCACCAGGGAGAGGCTTCTTGA